One Persicobacter psychrovividus DNA window includes the following coding sequences:
- a CDS encoding glycosyltransferase family 39 protein has translation MNSSENQLSAINWPKRLGILVGISFLIRLCIAHFTALGNDEVYYWTYAVLPDISHFDHPPLVGWLIRLSSLNLNFTNEVFIRGGALLIGSVNIVVFFNIGKYLKDELTGWYAALLYVGSVYCSIIAGTFILPDTPQSLFWLLGLFAFIKAFDENRQQDDHGKQLLLAGLWTGLAMYSKYHGVFLWMGALLYISFNNWRWWLRWELYAAGILSILIFSPVLYWNYQNAFISFTFHGERVDPNTGVRPLFLMQAVLGQIAYNNPINSVLCIIALVAAQRKKLTIDPLRKVLIYMGLPLVLLFTGVALFKQILPHWTSPGFFSLMLLAAIWLRERKNSQEVLYPAVLKWSVGLILFIFVVGIIDINTGIVPLSHETAPTRIGRGDVTLDMHGWKDLRAPFAAFIKKEKENGKYLGNKMMSQKWFPAAHLDFYVATPLGFDMYGGGNLLDTHEYAWLTEARGGFKKGDSAYYITPSTMFVDAEGLYADHFQQVELATVIPVKRGGKLSRNFYVYRLIKAKKDLHPFAHPQWQ, from the coding sequence ATGAATAGTTCCGAAAACCAACTGAGTGCCATCAATTGGCCAAAGCGACTGGGAATACTTGTTGGTATTTCTTTTTTAATCCGACTCTGTATTGCTCATTTTACCGCTTTGGGTAACGATGAGGTGTATTATTGGACGTATGCCGTGCTGCCTGATATCAGCCATTTTGATCACCCCCCTTTGGTGGGCTGGCTTATACGGCTCAGCAGCCTGAATTTGAATTTTACCAATGAAGTGTTTATTCGCGGTGGGGCGCTATTGATTGGCTCGGTGAACATCGTGGTCTTTTTCAATATCGGTAAATACCTGAAAGATGAGCTGACAGGCTGGTACGCTGCCTTGCTTTATGTAGGCTCGGTTTATTGCAGTATTATTGCGGGAACTTTTATTCTCCCCGATACGCCGCAGTCTTTGTTCTGGCTCCTGGGGCTGTTTGCTTTTATTAAGGCTTTTGATGAAAATCGGCAGCAGGACGACCATGGCAAGCAACTGCTGCTGGCAGGGCTTTGGACGGGCTTGGCGATGTATAGTAAATACCACGGGGTGTTTCTGTGGATGGGTGCCTTGTTGTATATCAGTTTTAATAATTGGCGCTGGTGGTTGCGCTGGGAGCTGTATGCTGCGGGTATTTTGAGTATTCTGATTTTCTCTCCTGTGCTGTACTGGAATTATCAGAATGCATTTATCAGTTTTACTTTTCACGGTGAACGGGTAGATCCAAATACGGGAGTTAGGCCATTGTTTTTGATGCAGGCGGTATTGGGGCAGATTGCCTATAACAATCCCATCAATTCCGTTTTGTGTATTATTGCCCTTGTTGCTGCTCAGCGAAAAAAGTTGACGATTGACCCTTTGCGAAAAGTATTGATTTACATGGGGCTGCCCCTGGTGCTCTTGTTTACGGGAGTGGCATTGTTCAAGCAGATTTTGCCCCACTGGACAAGTCCTGGGTTTTTCAGCCTGATGTTGCTGGCCGCAATTTGGCTGCGGGAGCGTAAAAACAGCCAAGAGGTGCTCTACCCTGCGGTGTTGAAATGGTCGGTAGGCCTGATCCTTTTTATTTTTGTGGTGGGTATCATCGATATTAATACAGGCATTGTGCCGCTGTCGCATGAAACAGCACCCACACGTATCGGGCGGGGAGATGTAACCCTTGATATGCATGGCTGGAAAGATTTGCGTGCGCCCTTTGCGGCATTTATAAAAAAAGAGAAGGAAAATGGGAAGTACCTCGGCAACAAGATGATGAGCCAAAAATGGTTTCCTGCTGCTCACCTGGACTTTTATGTGGCCACGCCTTTGGGGTTTGACATGTATGGTGGAGGTAATTTGCTCGACACCCATGAGTACGCCTGGCTTACTGAAGCACGTGGCGGATTTAAAAAAGGAGACAGTGCCTATTATATTACCCCTTCGACCATGTTTGTAGATGCTGAAGGGCTGTATGCTGACCATTTTCAGCAGGTGGAACTGGCGACGGTCATTCCTGTGAAAAGGGGAGGGAAGTTGTCCCGTAACTTTTATGTTTACAGACTGATTAAGGCTAAAAAAGACTTGCACCCCTTTGCGCATCCGCAATGGCAGTAG
- a CDS encoding tetratricopeptide repeat protein, which translates to MNIDNLFQEGLAEAQKNKLPEAIKKFNQALLLDPNHELSRVNRAIALGKNKQYQEAAQDYAMLINASPFNAQYYGDRAVCFFMLKQHDKAMKDFDKAVSLEPSNPYRYSSRAFIKERLKDYDGAIADYDKAIALDPEDAVAHNNRGMILENMGRMKDAQKSYQEADELNKPQRSAEDQKAIEEAEEIEVKQKNGKIAIAKPQKNKEKKTKAPKPQPKAAEVVIPASEVEQPKTVTLSHLFKTLKEILTNAETRDEFLLFVKSIFTKKKS; encoded by the coding sequence ATGAATATAGATAATCTGTTTCAAGAAGGCCTTGCCGAAGCTCAGAAAAACAAGCTTCCCGAAGCCATCAAGAAATTTAATCAGGCATTACTTCTCGACCCAAATCATGAGTTGAGCCGTGTGAACCGTGCCATTGCCCTCGGAAAAAACAAACAATATCAGGAGGCAGCGCAGGATTACGCCATGCTGATCAATGCCAGCCCTTTCAATGCCCAGTATTATGGCGACCGTGCCGTTTGTTTTTTTATGCTCAAGCAGCACGACAAGGCCATGAAGGATTTCGACAAAGCCGTATCCCTCGAACCGTCGAACCCTTACCGCTATTCTTCAAGAGCTTTCATCAAGGAACGCCTCAAGGATTATGACGGTGCCATTGCTGATTACGACAAGGCCATCGCCCTTGACCCAGAAGATGCCGTAGCGCATAACAACCGCGGCATGATCCTCGAAAATATGGGCAGAATGAAAGATGCCCAGAAAAGTTATCAGGAAGCTGATGAACTCAACAAGCCGCAGCGGTCGGCAGAGGACCAAAAGGCAATAGAGGAAGCCGAGGAGATTGAGGTCAAGCAGAAAAATGGAAAGATCGCCATTGCCAAACCTCAAAAAAATAAGGAGAAAAAAACCAAAGCACCCAAGCCTCAGCCAAAGGCTGCCGAGGTGGTTATTCCTGCCTCAGAGGTTGAACAGCCGAAAACCGTTACCCTTTCGCACCTGTTCAAAACCCTCAAGGAGATCCTCACAAATGCCGAAACCAGGGATGAGTTTCTGCTGTTTGTCAAATCGATTTTCACTAAAAAGAAATCCTGA
- the smc gene encoding chromosome segregation protein SMC: protein MQLTSLEIKGFKSFGDRIEINFNEGITGIVGPNGCGKSNVIDAIRWVLGEQKTSALRSEKMENILFNGSKQRKPTNMAEVSLTFKNTKNLLPTEYNTVTISRRYYRSGDSEYLLNGVTCRLKDIHGLFLDTGITANSYAIIELRMVEELLNDKENARRGLFEEAAGISKFKVRRKETMRKLRDTDADLERVDDLLAEIEKNMRSLERQAKTAQRYFKLKEDYRKWSLSLACLEIVDLRDQFLRATQELQTASDQRTALSSQMALKTATIEEQKAILTDTEHALKNQQTALNQQVNKIRDYQSAQHVALEKKRLLTERAEQLQQQCEELMEQQAMNEQQTQATNMSLQSSERQFNDSEMQRSQLEQQKNQLKAQVDEYKQKMTSAISAEKASQQRLYQAQKALEVAKVQQSALKQELEKNAAQEQQQKSELSTFEQALLQLDQEHEAQHKAITALEAEERQLKESIAEQQQVAEGLREQVRNANRILDAKTNELQLKQSIMENLEGYPEALQCLRQQSAWSEGPAPLLSEIVDAPKQYHPALSAFLEPFMHYFVVQTQAEAMAAIQLLKSAEKGKANFFILDNISGAPVGTPLPACTLAAEVAVCDSTYKPLLELLLHGVYFVAHRQQIPLDTPGIFITNEGDFIQKKFSIGGGAINAEQNSHLGSGRQIEQLTKLIAQLREQLKTNEDALETTEQEIHALQSASKAEQLSDSKIALGILAQERAVAKSRFEQTQQLISQGDNNRQEVEEKLGMLAEEIALRTPQLEEEQQKILELQEEAEIFEEDHERIYEDYQRVESQFNTVNLEFHKLEHRMENTLQQLEQLEQLSLKLKKSVQQQKQELEKNRREQEAVNAYDTGDDEVLDALNAERTQMEEELTRMEKNYGQARSQVELEEGELKQYQREKEVADELMLKYSHLLNETKMAMSATKERLSVEFEVDLEQLLEEDQSETEEEEQITDLELLKQKVAETKDKLAKVGPINPLAVEAFDEIKTRYQFITEQKEDLEAAKTSLMETIGHIDQTAKENFMHAFDQIKTNFIRVFRSLFTEEDDCDLKLSDPENPLESKIDIIAKPKGKRPLSISQLSGGEKTLTATSLLFAIYLLKPAPFCIFDEVDAPLDDANIDKFNNIIRTFSNESQFIIVTHNKRTMASTDIMYGVTMLEQGVSRVVPVDLRPLTEQVPA, encoded by the coding sequence ATGCAATTAACGTCCTTAGAAATAAAAGGCTTCAAGAGCTTTGGTGATCGTATAGAGATTAACTTCAACGAAGGCATCACGGGGATCGTTGGCCCCAACGGTTGCGGGAAGTCCAATGTTATTGACGCCATCCGATGGGTGCTCGGCGAGCAGAAAACCAGTGCCCTGCGCTCAGAAAAAATGGAGAATATCCTTTTTAATGGCAGCAAACAGCGAAAGCCGACCAATATGGCGGAGGTGTCACTGACTTTCAAAAACACCAAAAACCTGCTCCCTACGGAATACAACACCGTTACGATCAGCAGACGTTACTACCGAAGCGGCGACAGTGAATACCTGCTCAATGGCGTTACTTGCCGACTCAAAGACATTCACGGGCTCTTCCTCGACACGGGAATTACCGCCAACTCCTACGCCATTATTGAGCTCAGAATGGTTGAAGAGCTCCTTAATGACAAAGAAAATGCCCGAAGGGGGTTATTTGAAGAGGCTGCGGGCATTTCAAAGTTCAAGGTTCGGAGGAAAGAAACCATGCGTAAACTTCGCGATACTGATGCGGACCTTGAGCGTGTGGACGATCTTCTGGCGGAAATTGAAAAAAATATGCGCTCCCTCGAACGGCAGGCAAAAACCGCCCAGCGCTATTTTAAGCTGAAGGAGGATTACCGCAAGTGGAGCCTTTCCCTTGCCTGCCTGGAGATTGTCGATCTGCGCGATCAATTTTTACGGGCCACGCAGGAATTACAAACGGCCTCTGATCAGCGGACTGCCCTTTCAAGCCAAATGGCCCTGAAAACCGCCACCATCGAGGAGCAAAAAGCCATTTTAACAGACACAGAGCACGCCCTGAAAAACCAGCAGACGGCCTTGAATCAGCAGGTCAATAAAATCAGGGATTACCAAAGTGCGCAACATGTGGCTTTGGAGAAAAAAAGATTACTGACCGAAAGGGCCGAGCAATTGCAGCAACAATGTGAGGAACTGATGGAGCAGCAGGCCATGAATGAGCAACAAACTCAAGCAACAAACATGAGTCTGCAATCCAGTGAACGGCAGTTCAACGACAGCGAAATGCAACGCTCGCAACTGGAGCAGCAGAAAAATCAGCTCAAAGCACAGGTCGATGAGTACAAACAGAAAATGACCTCTGCCATTTCAGCAGAAAAGGCCAGTCAGCAACGATTGTATCAGGCACAAAAAGCACTGGAAGTCGCCAAAGTACAGCAATCGGCACTCAAGCAGGAGCTTGAAAAAAACGCCGCTCAGGAGCAGCAGCAGAAAAGCGAACTGAGCACTTTTGAACAGGCGCTCTTGCAGCTCGATCAGGAGCACGAGGCGCAGCACAAAGCCATCACCGCGCTTGAAGCGGAAGAACGACAACTGAAAGAAAGCATTGCGGAGCAGCAACAGGTTGCCGAAGGTTTGCGCGAGCAGGTTCGGAACGCCAATCGAATACTCGATGCCAAAACCAATGAATTACAGCTCAAGCAATCTATTATGGAGAATCTTGAGGGCTACCCAGAAGCGCTCCAGTGTCTGCGTCAGCAGTCTGCATGGTCCGAAGGGCCTGCGCCACTACTGTCTGAAATTGTGGATGCACCGAAACAATATCACCCAGCGCTTTCCGCTTTCCTTGAACCGTTCATGCACTATTTTGTCGTGCAAACGCAAGCCGAAGCCATGGCAGCCATTCAGCTTTTAAAATCAGCAGAAAAAGGCAAAGCCAACTTCTTCATCCTCGATAACATCAGTGGCGCCCCAGTCGGAACACCATTGCCTGCCTGTACCCTTGCCGCTGAGGTCGCGGTCTGCGATTCCACTTATAAACCACTCCTCGAACTCCTGCTTCATGGAGTGTATTTTGTCGCCCACCGACAGCAAATTCCGCTCGACACGCCAGGCATTTTCATCACCAATGAGGGGGATTTTATTCAGAAAAAGTTCAGCATCGGCGGAGGCGCCATAAATGCCGAACAAAATAGCCATTTGGGAAGTGGCCGCCAGATAGAGCAGCTCACCAAATTAATTGCCCAGCTTAGGGAACAGCTCAAGACCAATGAGGATGCTCTTGAAACGACCGAGCAGGAAATTCATGCCCTGCAGTCGGCATCAAAAGCCGAACAGCTCTCCGATTCAAAAATTGCACTGGGGATTTTAGCGCAGGAGCGGGCCGTAGCCAAAAGCCGCTTCGAGCAAACACAGCAACTCATCAGTCAGGGAGACAATAATCGACAGGAGGTGGAGGAAAAGCTGGGTATGCTCGCCGAAGAAATTGCCCTGCGAACTCCTCAGCTTGAAGAGGAGCAGCAGAAAATTCTTGAATTACAGGAGGAAGCTGAAATTTTTGAGGAAGATCACGAGCGTATTTATGAAGATTACCAACGTGTAGAAAGTCAATTTAATACTGTAAACCTTGAGTTTCACAAGCTGGAACATCGTATGGAAAACACGCTTCAGCAACTCGAACAACTGGAGCAGCTATCGCTAAAATTGAAAAAATCCGTTCAGCAGCAAAAGCAGGAACTGGAGAAAAACCGACGGGAACAGGAAGCGGTAAATGCCTATGACACGGGTGATGACGAGGTTCTGGATGCCCTTAATGCCGAACGCACGCAAATGGAGGAAGAGCTCACCCGCATGGAAAAAAACTATGGGCAGGCGCGCAGTCAGGTTGAATTGGAAGAGGGGGAACTGAAGCAATATCAGCGTGAAAAAGAGGTTGCTGATGAACTGATGCTGAAATATTCTCATTTGCTGAATGAAACCAAAATGGCCATGAGTGCCACTAAAGAACGCCTGAGCGTAGAGTTTGAGGTCGATCTTGAGCAATTATTGGAGGAAGATCAGTCGGAAACCGAAGAAGAAGAACAGATCACCGACCTTGAATTGCTGAAGCAAAAAGTTGCTGAGACCAAAGACAAGCTGGCTAAAGTCGGGCCGATCAACCCCTTGGCCGTAGAGGCTTTCGATGAAATCAAGACCCGATATCAGTTCATCACCGAACAAAAAGAAGATTTGGAGGCTGCAAAAACCTCTCTGATGGAAACCATTGGGCATATTGATCAAACGGCTAAAGAGAATTTTATGCATGCTTTTGATCAGATCAAAACCAACTTTATTCGGGTTTTCAGGTCCCTGTTTACGGAAGAGGACGATTGTGACCTCAAACTCAGCGACCCAGAAAATCCGCTCGAGTCCAAGATCGACATTATTGCCAAACCAAAGGGAAAGCGGCCATTATCGATCAGCCAGCTTTCAGGTGGGGAAAAAACACTTACGGCAACCTCCTTGCTGTTTGCGATCTACCTACTGAAGCCTGCGCCTTTTTGTATCTTTGATGAGGTTGATGCCCCACTGGACGATGCCAATATCGACAAGTTCAACAACATCATCCGTACCTTTTCCAATGAGTCGCAGTTCATCATCGTTACTCACAACAAGCGAACGATGGCTTCGACAGACATTATGTATGGCGTCACTATGCTGGAACAGGGCGTTTCAAGAGTTGTCCCCGTAGATTTAAGGCCACTGACCGAACAGGTACCCGCATAA
- a CDS encoding NAD(P)(+) transhydrogenase (Re/Si-specific) subunit beta — translation MGKEIIDFLYLISIIIFIIGMKGLSNPATARKGNLVAGAGMGLAILIALLTPMLAGTAVSMTKYVFIIIAMAIGSGVGLVASKRVAMTAMPEMVSLFNGLGGATAMLIGFIELKNYAPEGVAGKLAAVAGHADLFTGSVFSSVFALFIGAVSFSGSLIAWGKLNGSLRDNIKLPVPQIINVTTLIAVFVLSYLIMAGNEMNFTLLIVLTIVSLFYGVAFVSPIGGGDMPVVISLLNSFTGIGATVAGLIYGNNIMIVGGILVGASGILLTILMCEAMNRSLISVVIGGFGASASSASGSGREEVVKEATPSDLAIQLKYSERVVIVPGYGLAVAQAQHVCHELEQVLETEGVDVKYAIHPVAGRMPGHMNVLLAESDVDYDKLMELEPANDAFNNTDVVLVIGANDVVNPAAKSDAGSPIYGMPILDVEQAKNVVVFKRSMGTGYAGIQNPLFFGDRTKMLFGDAKKSLGKLKEELANA, via the coding sequence ATGGGAAAAGAGATCATAGATTTTTTATATCTGATTAGTATCATCATCTTCATCATCGGGATGAAGGGATTGTCTAATCCAGCAACCGCCCGCAAAGGGAACCTGGTGGCTGGTGCAGGTATGGGCTTGGCCATTTTGATTGCTTTGCTTACACCAATGCTTGCCGGCACAGCCGTTTCGATGACCAAATATGTGTTCATTATCATCGCTATGGCGATTGGTTCTGGCGTTGGTTTGGTTGCTTCAAAGCGTGTAGCGATGACTGCGATGCCAGAGATGGTGTCCTTGTTCAACGGTTTGGGTGGTGCAACTGCCATGTTGATTGGTTTTATTGAATTGAAAAATTACGCACCAGAAGGTGTGGCAGGAAAACTTGCTGCCGTAGCCGGACATGCAGATTTGTTTACCGGTTCCGTATTTTCTTCTGTATTTGCATTGTTTATCGGTGCGGTGTCTTTCTCAGGATCTTTAATTGCCTGGGGTAAGCTGAATGGTTCTTTGCGTGACAACATTAAGTTGCCAGTGCCGCAAATTATCAATGTAACGACTTTGATTGCCGTATTTGTGTTGTCTTATTTGATTATGGCGGGCAATGAAATGAACTTCACTTTGCTGATCGTATTGACCATCGTTTCATTGTTCTACGGTGTGGCTTTTGTTTCGCCGATTGGTGGTGGCGATATGCCGGTAGTGATCTCATTGCTGAACTCATTTACAGGTATTGGCGCGACGGTTGCCGGTCTGATCTACGGAAACAATATCATGATTGTAGGTGGTATTCTGGTAGGTGCATCGGGTATTCTATTGACGATCCTGATGTGTGAGGCGATGAACCGCTCCTTGATTTCTGTTGTTATCGGTGGCTTCGGTGCATCTGCAAGCAGTGCGTCAGGTTCTGGTCGTGAGGAAGTCGTGAAAGAAGCAACGCCTTCAGATTTGGCCATTCAGCTGAAATATTCTGAGCGCGTAGTTATCGTGCCAGGTTATGGTTTGGCGGTTGCGCAGGCGCAGCACGTTTGTCATGAACTGGAGCAGGTGCTTGAAACAGAAGGTGTGGATGTGAAATATGCCATTCACCCAGTAGCGGGTCGTATGCCAGGTCACATGAACGTACTTTTGGCGGAGTCTGATGTAGATTACGATAAGCTGATGGAATTGGAGCCTGCCAATGATGCCTTCAACAATACAGATGTGGTATTGGTGATTGGTGCCAATGATGTAGTGAACCCTGCGGCAAAATCTGATGCTGGATCTCCGATTTACGGTATGCCGATTTTGGATGTGGAGCAAGCGAAAAACGTGGTGGTTTTTAAACGTTCTATGGGTACAGGTTATGCCGGTATTCAGAACCCATTATTCTTCGGCGACCGTACAAAAATGTTGTTCGGCGATGCCAAGAAATCGTTGGGTAAATTGAAAGAAGAATTGGCGAACGCTTAA
- a CDS encoding NAD(P) transhydrogenase subunit alpha, producing the protein MELILNFIENNLAMITILVLATFVGIEIIAKVPTVLHTPLMSGSNAISGVVVIGAIIMILKADDADYITLVVGSLGIALAMVNVVGGFAVTNRMLEMFKKKKK; encoded by the coding sequence ATGGAATTGATTCTAAACTTCATTGAAAATAACCTGGCAATGATCACCATTTTGGTGCTTGCAACTTTTGTAGGTATCGAGATTATTGCCAAAGTACCAACGGTATTGCATACTCCGCTGATGTCGGGTTCAAATGCCATCTCGGGAGTGGTTGTGATTGGTGCGATCATCATGATCCTTAAGGCCGATGATGCAGACTATATCACCTTGGTTGTCGGTTCATTGGGTATTGCCCTGGCGATGGTCAACGTTGTGGGAGGTTTCGCTGTGACGAACCGCATGTTGGAAATGTTCAAAAAGAAAAAGAAATAA
- a CDS encoding NAD(P) transhydrogenase subunit alpha: MRFGILKELTEKRVAITPDFVKKLVAQKHEVVFEKGCGEGAALVDELFVAEGAKAADRAEVLAAADVITTIIPLPESDLDQVKKGAVLISQFQPFADDSICEKLASKGLTALSMDMIPRSTIAQAMDVLSSMASIAGYKAVLTAADHLPRYMPMLSTAAGTIRPAKMLVLGAGVAGLQAIATGRRLGAMVEAFDTRAAAKEEVMSLGAKFVEVEGASDDKAAGGYAVEQTEEYKQRQADLIFQKVSKADIVITTAQLRGRPAPLLVNEEMLKAMPQGAVLIDLAASTGGNVAFSKHREVVKTHGVTIVGNSELADEVPEHASQLFSRNVENFLKHKDFLSEEGFSFDFEEDIFGSACIVYNGEVRFGAPALTK, encoded by the coding sequence ATGCGTTTTGGAATTTTAAAGGAATTGACGGAGAAGCGTGTGGCGATCACACCTGACTTTGTCAAGAAACTTGTTGCTCAAAAACACGAGGTGGTTTTTGAGAAAGGTTGCGGAGAGGGCGCTGCCCTTGTTGATGAACTTTTTGTAGCCGAAGGGGCTAAAGCCGCAGACCGTGCCGAAGTTTTGGCCGCTGCCGATGTCATTACGACCATTATCCCATTGCCTGAATCTGACCTTGATCAGGTGAAAAAGGGTGCCGTATTGATCTCTCAGTTTCAACCGTTCGCCGATGACTCCATCTGTGAAAAACTGGCGTCAAAAGGTTTGACTGCCCTGAGTATGGACATGATCCCTCGCTCAACGATTGCTCAGGCAATGGACGTGCTTTCGTCGATGGCCTCAATTGCAGGTTATAAAGCCGTATTGACTGCCGCAGATCATTTGCCACGTTATATGCCGATGCTTTCAACCGCTGCCGGAACGATCCGCCCAGCGAAAATGTTGGTGTTGGGTGCCGGGGTAGCCGGTTTGCAGGCCATTGCTACTGGTCGCCGTTTAGGCGCGATGGTAGAGGCTTTCGATACCCGTGCTGCCGCCAAAGAGGAAGTAATGTCTTTGGGAGCCAAGTTTGTGGAGGTGGAAGGCGCCAGCGATGACAAAGCTGCCGGAGGTTATGCCGTTGAGCAAACCGAAGAATATAAGCAGCGTCAGGCTGATTTGATCTTCCAGAAGGTTTCCAAAGCCGATATCGTGATCACGACAGCGCAATTGCGTGGCCGTCCTGCGCCATTATTGGTAAATGAGGAAATGTTGAAAGCCATGCCGCAAGGGGCTGTTTTGATTGACCTTGCCGCTTCTACAGGTGGTAATGTGGCCTTTTCAAAGCACCGTGAAGTCGTGAAAACACACGGCGTTACGATCGTCGGGAATTCAGAACTTGCCGATGAGGTGCCAGAGCATGCTTCGCAATTGTTCAGCCGAAATGTGGAGAACTTCCTGAAGCATAAAGATTTCCTTTCTGAGGAAGGTTTTTCTTTTGATTTCGAAGAGGATATTTTCGGTTCAGCATGTATTGTTTATAACGGTGAGGTGCGTTTCGGTGCCCCAGCTTTAACCAAATAA